A genome region from Pygocentrus nattereri isolate fPygNat1 chromosome 10, fPygNat1.pri, whole genome shotgun sequence includes the following:
- the LOC108436981 gene encoding HEAT repeat-containing protein 5A-like, protein MANLLKALKGAESQGRYEIMLCIEKILKGLGVSAVPCHRDIFKATRTCLTDRSMAVRCAAAKPPGQAPGGAVWKR, encoded by the exons ATGGCGAATCTTCTGAAAGCCTTGAAGGGAGCAGAG TCTCAAGGGCGCTATGAGATCATGCTATGTATAGAGAAGATTCTGAAAGGTTTGGGGGTGAGCGCAGTGCCCTGTCACAGAGACATCTTCAAAGCCACCCGCACCTGCCTCACTGACCGTTCTATGGCTGTTCGCTGTGCTGCCGCCAAG CCCCCAGGCCAGGCTCCAGGCGGAGCTGTCTGGAAGAGGTGA